From Streptomyces sp. NBC_01754, a single genomic window includes:
- a CDS encoding LacI family DNA-binding transcriptional regulator, with protein MSPAKVQSPQEKASTGASSESTATLAEIARAAGVSAPTVSKVLNGRADVAPGTRSKVEELLLRHGYRRRRGASQQSQLIDLVFHELDSAWAMEVVRGVENVARDEGLSLVLSESAGRLTPGQTWVDGVLARRPAGVILVLSDLDAAQRAQLTSRSIPFVVVDPAGDPGDDIPSVGATNWQGGLAATRHLTGLGHRRIGVIGGPARMMCSRARLDGYRAALETSGLPMDSELVREGEFNHEDGYRTALELLRLPKPPTAIFAGNDLQALGVYEAARELGLRIPEDLSVVGFDDLPVTRWIGPPLTTVRQPLIEMAETAARLVLDLGRGREPATTRVDLATSLVVRSSTAPPA; from the coding sequence ATGAGCCCTGCGAAGGTCCAGTCACCCCAGGAGAAGGCGTCCACCGGCGCGTCGTCGGAGAGCACCGCCACGCTGGCGGAGATCGCCCGAGCGGCCGGAGTTTCGGCTCCGACAGTTTCGAAGGTGCTGAACGGCCGTGCCGACGTCGCCCCCGGCACGCGCTCGAAGGTGGAGGAACTACTGCTCCGGCACGGCTACCGCCGCCGGCGCGGTGCCTCCCAGCAGTCCCAGCTCATCGACCTGGTCTTCCACGAACTGGACAGCGCGTGGGCGATGGAGGTCGTACGCGGCGTCGAGAACGTCGCCCGGGACGAGGGTCTGAGCCTGGTGCTCTCGGAGAGCGCCGGCCGCCTCACCCCCGGTCAGACGTGGGTGGACGGCGTCCTGGCCCGCCGCCCGGCCGGTGTCATCCTGGTGCTGTCGGACCTCGACGCCGCCCAGCGCGCCCAGCTGACCAGCCGTTCCATCCCGTTCGTCGTGGTCGACCCCGCAGGGGACCCCGGGGACGACATCCCCTCCGTCGGGGCGACCAACTGGCAGGGCGGCCTTGCGGCGACCCGCCATCTGACGGGCCTCGGGCACCGGCGCATCGGCGTCATCGGCGGGCCGGCCCGCATGATGTGCAGCCGCGCCCGGCTGGACGGCTACCGCGCCGCACTGGAGACCTCGGGCCTGCCCATGGACTCCGAGCTCGTCCGCGAGGGCGAGTTCAACCACGAGGACGGCTACCGCACCGCCCTGGAGCTGCTCCGGCTGCCGAAGCCGCCCACCGCGATCTTCGCCGGCAACGACCTCCAGGCGCTCGGCGTGTACGAGGCCGCGCGCGAACTGGGTCTGCGCATCCCGGAGGACCTCAGCGTGGTCGGCTTCGACGACCTGCCGGTCACCCGCTGGATCGGGCCGCCGCTCACCACGGTGCGCCAGCCGCTGATCGAGATGGCCGAGACGGCGGCCCGTCTGGTGCTCGACCTCGGCCGGGGCAGGGAGCCCGCGACGACCCGGGTCGACCTGGCGACCAGCCTGGTGGTGCGCAGCAGCACCGCGCCGCCCGCCTGA
- a CDS encoding isochorismatase family protein: MTTLTDRPNTALLVVDVQVGVVGEAHRRDEVVGRIKALVERSRTAGTPVVWVRHSDPEGLPPGGDSWQIVPELTPGDDEPCVEKLYPDSFEDTTLEKVLADLGVGRLLVSGAETDACIRSTLHGALVRGYDTVLVSDAHTATDKSVWGAPPPEQVITHTNLYWDFQTAPGRTAGTVTAAAADLTGAH, encoded by the coding sequence ATGACCACACTCACGGACCGGCCCAACACCGCGCTGCTCGTCGTCGACGTCCAGGTGGGAGTCGTCGGCGAGGCCCACCGCCGGGACGAGGTCGTCGGGCGGATCAAGGCCCTGGTGGAGCGCTCCCGGACGGCGGGGACGCCGGTCGTCTGGGTGCGGCACTCCGACCCGGAGGGACTTCCGCCGGGCGGCGACTCCTGGCAGATAGTCCCGGAGCTGACCCCGGGCGACGACGAGCCGTGCGTGGAGAAGCTCTACCCGGACTCCTTCGAGGACACCACTCTGGAGAAGGTGCTCGCGGACCTGGGAGTCGGCCGGCTCCTGGTCTCCGGCGCGGAGACCGACGCCTGCATCCGCTCGACGCTGCACGGCGCGCTGGTCCGGGGGTACGACACCGTCCTCGTCAGTGACGCGCACACGGCGACCGACAAGTCCGTGTGGGGCGCGCCGCCCCCGGAGCAGGTCATCACCCACACCAACCTGTACTGGGACTTCCAGACGGCGCCGGGACGGACCGCCGGGACGGTCACCGCGGCGGCGGCCGACCTCACCGGCGCGCACTGA
- a CDS encoding uracil-DNA glycosylase — MAARPLSELVEPGWAEALSPVAGRIAAMGDFLRAEIAAGRTYLPAGQNVLRAFQQPFEDVRVLIVGQDPYPTPGMAIGLSFAVAPDVQRLPGSLENIFQELNSDLGLPRPSNGDLTPWARQGVLLLNRALTTAPRKPGAHRGKGWEEVTEQAIRALVARGKPLVSVLWGRDARNVRPLLGDLPAVESAHPSPMSADRGFFGSRPFSRTNDYLTRAGVQPVDWSLP; from the coding sequence GTGGCAGCACGACCGTTGAGTGAACTTGTCGAGCCCGGCTGGGCCGAGGCGCTGAGCCCCGTCGCCGGGCGCATCGCGGCGATGGGTGACTTCCTGCGCGCGGAGATCGCGGCCGGCCGCACCTATCTGCCGGCCGGGCAGAACGTGCTCCGCGCGTTCCAGCAGCCCTTCGAGGACGTGCGTGTCCTGATCGTGGGTCAGGACCCTTATCCGACACCGGGGATGGCCATCGGGCTGAGCTTCGCGGTGGCACCGGACGTGCAGCGGCTGCCGGGCAGCCTGGAGAACATCTTCCAGGAGCTGAACAGCGACCTCGGCCTCCCGCGCCCCTCCAACGGCGATCTGACGCCGTGGGCCCGGCAGGGGGTGCTGCTGCTCAACCGGGCGCTGACCACGGCTCCCCGGAAGCCCGGGGCGCACCGGGGCAAGGGCTGGGAAGAGGTGACCGAGCAGGCCATCCGTGCGCTGGTCGCCCGAGGGAAGCCGCTGGTCTCCGTCCTGTGGGGGCGCGACGCCCGCAATGTGCGGCCGCTGCTCGGCGACCTGCCGGCCGTGGAGTCCGCCCACCCCTCCCCGATGTCGGCGGACCGCGGCTTCTTCGGCTCCCGCCCCTTCAGCCGCACCAACGACTACCTGACCCGGGCCGGGGTCCAGCCGGTCGACTGGTCCCTTCCCTAG
- a CDS encoding N-acetylglucosamine kinase: MVRVPVVAPLLLPPEPVHEVAQAYVRPRGPAHALRSVHVTAGGPEEFVLGVDSGGSGLRVALGAVRTGRRLSTAVCAEPVRTGPSGIDAEHLLNQVLPAARRLLAGAGPDATVAAAAVGAAGMATLGDQLRERLPSALTEALGVRHVALAADAVTAYAGALGQRPGAVVAGGTGLIALGTDLTVWRRADGWGHLLGDSGGGAWIGRSGLDAAMRAHDGRRGGSAALLARLEAVFGPAAGLPGLLYPRADRPALLASFAPEVAACAAEDEIAAGILRTAAAHIAEAAAAACPPPRTGSGHGREPEGEPCRVALTGGLFKMGEPLLGPLHSELARQVPQARVVPAAGDPLAGSLEIGRALARSELLLPPHPTLLFLPDVI; encoded by the coding sequence ATGGTTAGGGTGCCTGTCGTCGCCCCACTCCTCCTTCCTCCGGAGCCGGTTCATGAGGTCGCACAGGCATACGTCCGGCCCCGGGGCCCCGCACACGCCCTCCGGAGCGTCCACGTGACCGCGGGCGGTCCGGAGGAGTTCGTCCTCGGGGTGGACTCGGGCGGTTCCGGACTGCGGGTGGCGCTCGGCGCGGTCCGCACCGGCCGCCGGCTCTCGACGGCCGTCTGCGCGGAACCCGTGCGGACCGGGCCGTCCGGTATCGACGCCGAGCACCTGCTGAACCAAGTACTGCCCGCCGCCCGGCGGTTGCTGGCCGGCGCCGGACCGGACGCGACGGTGGCCGCGGCGGCGGTCGGGGCCGCGGGAATGGCGACGCTCGGCGACCAGTTGCGTGAGCGGCTGCCCTCCGCGCTCACCGAGGCGCTGGGCGTACGTCATGTGGCGCTGGCCGCCGACGCGGTGACGGCGTACGCGGGTGCGCTCGGGCAGCGGCCGGGGGCGGTCGTCGCGGGCGGTACGGGCCTGATCGCGCTCGGCACCGACCTCACGGTGTGGCGCCGGGCGGACGGCTGGGGCCATCTGCTGGGCGACAGCGGCGGCGGCGCCTGGATCGGCCGGTCCGGGCTCGACGCGGCGATGCGCGCCCACGACGGGCGGCGCGGCGGTTCGGCGGCACTGCTGGCGCGGCTGGAGGCGGTCTTCGGTCCGGCGGCCGGACTCCCGGGGCTGCTCTACCCCCGTGCGGACCGGCCCGCGCTCCTCGCCTCGTTCGCGCCGGAGGTGGCCGCCTGTGCCGCCGAGGACGAGATCGCGGCGGGCATCCTGCGGACGGCGGCCGCGCACATCGCCGAGGCCGCCGCCGCGGCCTGCCCCCCGCCGCGCACCGGTTCCGGCCACGGCCGGGAACCTGAGGGGGAACCGTGCCGAGTGGCGCTGACCGGCGGCCTGTTCAAGATGGGCGAACCGCTCCTCGGCCCGCTTCACAGCGAACTGGCCCGGCAGGTGCCGCAGGCACGCGTCGTACCGGCGGCGGGAGATCCGCTGGCGGGCTCGCTGGAGATCGGCCGGGCGCTGGCCCGCTCCGAGCTGCTACTTCCGCCCCATCCCACCCTGTTGTTCCTGCCGGATGTGATCTGA
- a CDS encoding sirohydrochlorin chelatase yields the protein MSTPTGPASGLPVRMPRPRQSGRHRRPEPVVAPEGAAALVLAVPGTPSSATRSLAEEVISIARSELPGLNARIGYLDGDDAEYPALASELAHASAERTARYELAVAAGREVPAPEGPSAVVVPLLAGPDSAIVRRIRQAVMDSGTQVELTDVLGPHPLLAEALHVRLSEAGLARADRARLFTVTTAADGIVLATVGGEEAVQAAGITGMLLAARLAVPVMAAALDVDGAVSSIAEQLRNAGSAQLALAPYLVGPEIDASLLEAAAKEVGCATAEPLGAYPAIGKLALSLYATALGITSATPQGAPAL from the coding sequence ATGAGCACCCCCACTGGGCCCGCTTCCGGCCTGCCAGTACGAATGCCGCGACCTCGCCAGTCCGGACGGCACCGCCGCCCGGAGCCCGTGGTCGCACCCGAGGGCGCCGCGGCGCTCGTCCTCGCCGTTCCCGGTACCCCCTCCTCGGCCACGCGCAGCCTGGCCGAGGAGGTGATCAGCATCGCCCGTTCCGAGCTGCCCGGTCTCAACGCGCGGATCGGTTATCTCGACGGTGACGACGCGGAGTACCCCGCGCTCGCCTCCGAACTCGCCCACGCCTCGGCCGAGCGCACCGCGCGCTACGAGCTGGCCGTCGCCGCCGGCCGCGAGGTGCCCGCGCCCGAGGGCCCCTCGGCCGTCGTGGTGCCGCTGCTCGCGGGGCCGGACAGCGCCATCGTCCGGCGCATACGGCAGGCCGTGATGGACAGCGGTACGCAGGTCGAACTGACCGATGTGCTCGGCCCGCACCCGCTGCTGGCCGAAGCCCTGCACGTACGCCTCTCGGAGGCCGGGCTGGCACGCGCCGACCGCGCCAGGCTGTTCACGGTGACCACCGCGGCCGACGGCATCGTGCTGGCCACCGTGGGCGGCGAGGAGGCCGTCCAGGCCGCGGGGATCACCGGCATGCTGCTGGCGGCCCGCCTCGCGGTGCCGGTGATGGCCGCCGCCCTCGACGTGGACGGGGCGGTCTCCTCGATCGCCGAGCAGCTGCGGAACGCCGGTTCCGCCCAGCTCGCGCTCGCTCCGTACCTGGTGGGACCGGAGATCGACGCGAGCCTGCTGGAAGCCGCCGCCAAGGAGGTGGGCTGCGCCACCGCCGAGCCCCTCGGCGCGTACCCCGCCATCGGCAAGCTGGCCCTCTCGCTCTACGCGACCGCGCTCGGGATCACCTCGGCGACCCCGCAGGGAGCGCCGGCGCTCTGA
- a CDS encoding lactonase family protein, producing the protein MGGNSAGRAYIGSFTSAGGHGVTAAAVDRDTGALTVLGSTDAVRDPSFLAVGRAPVTGAQVLYAVSETPDGAVAVFATDGDGAPRLMGSPQPVGGDGPTHLALAGDHLVTANYGSGSVTVLPVGGDGSPGAATGVLRHEGSGPDPERQEGPHAHQVLPDPSGGWVLGVDLGTDSVCVYALDPRTGEPRPHARTAMRPGTGPRHLAFHPSGRHVYVLHELEPTVTVCRWDPAAGLLDPVGETVVIPDAADGGDGPRVYPSEIVVADDGRFLWTANRGHDSISVLTLDETAEKPVLAATVGCGGRWPRDLTLDPSGQWLYAANERSGDVSWFAVDAETGIPAYAGSIEVPSASCVVFG; encoded by the coding sequence ATGGGCGGCAACAGCGCCGGGCGGGCATACATCGGGTCGTTCACCTCGGCCGGCGGACACGGCGTCACCGCCGCGGCCGTCGACCGGGACACCGGGGCACTGACCGTGCTCGGGTCCACCGACGCGGTACGGGATCCGTCCTTCCTGGCCGTGGGCCGGGCCCCCGTCACCGGGGCCCAGGTGCTGTACGCCGTCAGTGAGACCCCCGACGGCGCCGTCGCGGTGTTCGCGACCGACGGCGACGGCGCTCCACGGCTGATGGGGAGTCCGCAGCCGGTCGGCGGGGACGGCCCCACCCACCTGGCCCTCGCGGGGGACCACCTCGTGACCGCCAACTACGGATCGGGCAGCGTCACCGTGCTGCCTGTGGGCGGCGACGGTTCACCGGGCGCCGCCACCGGTGTGCTCCGGCACGAGGGGAGCGGGCCCGACCCCGAACGCCAGGAAGGCCCGCACGCCCACCAGGTGCTGCCCGACCCCTCGGGCGGCTGGGTGCTCGGCGTCGACCTGGGCACGGACTCGGTGTGCGTCTACGCGCTCGATCCGCGCACCGGTGAGCCGCGGCCGCACGCGCGGACCGCGATGCGGCCGGGTACCGGCCCCCGGCATCTGGCCTTTCACCCGTCCGGGCGACACGTCTACGTCCTGCACGAGCTGGAGCCCACCGTCACCGTGTGCCGCTGGGACCCGGCCGCCGGGCTGCTCGACCCCGTCGGGGAGACGGTGGTGATCCCCGACGCCGCCGACGGCGGGGACGGGCCGCGCGTCTATCCGTCGGAGATCGTGGTCGCCGACGACGGGCGGTTCCTGTGGACCGCCAACCGCGGACACGACAGCATCTCCGTCCTCACCCTGGACGAGACCGCCGAGAAGCCCGTCCTGGCGGCGACCGTGGGCTGTGGAGGACGCTGGCCCCGAGACCTCACCCTCGACCCGTCCGGACAGTGGCTGTACGCGGCCAACGAGCGCTCCGGCGACGTCAGCTGGTTCGCCGTGGACGCCGAAACGGGCATCCCCGCGTACGCGGGCTCGATCGAGGTCCCGTCCGCGTCCTGTGTGGTGTTCGGCTGA
- a CDS encoding HAD family hydrolase translates to MSSAHAPAPSVLFDLDGTLVDSEPNYYEAGRRLLARYGVRDFGWEDHARFIGVGTRETLTALRARYGIEAPVNELLAGKNALYLELAGRSTDAFPEMRSLVERLHRRGVPMAVASGSSRAVIAATLAVTGLDACLPLYVSAEEVAHGKPAPDVFLEAARRLGADPASCVVLEDAVPGVEAARVAGMRCVAVPYAEAVADDPAFRAADLLFPGGQQEFEADAVLRLLVGAWNRPLGRAPATPDRPS, encoded by the coding sequence ATGAGCTCCGCGCACGCCCCGGCCCCCAGTGTCCTCTTCGACCTCGACGGCACTCTCGTCGACAGCGAACCGAACTACTACGAGGCGGGCCGCCGTCTCCTCGCCCGGTACGGCGTCCGGGACTTCGGCTGGGAGGACCACGCACGTTTCATCGGGGTCGGCACCCGCGAGACCCTCACCGCTCTGCGCGCCCGGTACGGGATCGAGGCACCGGTCAACGAGCTGCTGGCCGGTAAGAACGCCCTGTACCTGGAACTCGCCGGGAGGTCGACGGACGCCTTCCCCGAGATGCGGTCCCTGGTGGAACGGCTGCACCGGCGCGGGGTGCCGATGGCGGTGGCCTCGGGCTCCTCCCGTGCCGTGATCGCTGCCACGCTCGCGGTCACCGGACTGGACGCCTGCCTCCCGCTGTACGTGTCGGCCGAGGAGGTGGCGCACGGGAAGCCGGCACCCGACGTCTTCCTGGAGGCGGCCCGGCGGCTGGGCGCCGACCCGGCTTCCTGCGTGGTGCTGGAGGACGCCGTGCCGGGCGTCGAGGCGGCCAGGGTGGCGGGCATGCGCTGCGTGGCGGTCCCGTACGCCGAGGCGGTCGCGGACGATCCGGCCTTCCGCGCCGCGGATCTCCTCTTCCCCGGCGGACAGCAGGAGTTCGAGGCGGACGCCGTGCTCCGGCTGCTCGTGGGGGCGTGGAACCGGCCACTCGGCCGGGCGCCGGCGACACCCGACCGGCCGTCCTGA
- a CDS encoding serine/threonine-protein kinase: MGEVWRATDEVLGRAVAVKLLLGDHADASSTARFRLEAQTAARLSHPHLVAVFDFGSWEDRFYLVMELVEGQSLGDLLEAQEMVGPEQVAHIAGQAAAGLAAAHRQGIVHRDIKPGNLMLDAEGSVKIGDFGIAQFVDDPSTALTTAGHIVGTSLYLAPERALGRTADSASDMYSLGCVIYQLLVGQPPFRSDTATATLYQHVDTPPVPVRQRGVDISPAFDSYLLGLLAKKPEDRPSAQQVSDWFRTDAWRGHPEPLPQHLPAAAPPPAPRAVSPAPAVPPGNPAAGGPSTYRLPQPSGRRRAAPAPRAARSATSRRLSTSEAIRRRPRVASAVAGTIAFIAAVYLGTVLFSPDPPDTPDPGATPTAGVESPAVDSAGDGPRQNTHDGEDEDEPDEDEPDEDE; this comes from the coding sequence ATGGGTGAGGTGTGGCGCGCGACGGACGAGGTACTGGGTCGGGCCGTGGCCGTGAAGCTGCTGCTGGGCGACCACGCCGACGCCTCGTCGACCGCCAGGTTCCGCCTGGAGGCGCAGACCGCCGCGCGCCTGAGCCACCCTCACCTGGTCGCGGTGTTCGACTTCGGGTCGTGGGAGGACCGCTTCTATCTCGTGATGGAGCTGGTCGAGGGCCAGAGCCTGGGTGATCTGCTGGAGGCCCAGGAGATGGTCGGCCCCGAGCAGGTCGCCCATATCGCCGGCCAGGCCGCCGCCGGACTGGCCGCCGCGCACCGCCAGGGCATCGTGCACCGCGACATCAAGCCCGGCAACCTGATGCTGGACGCCGAAGGCTCCGTGAAGATCGGTGACTTCGGCATCGCCCAGTTCGTCGACGACCCCTCGACCGCGCTGACCACCGCCGGCCACATCGTCGGTACGAGCCTGTACCTGGCCCCGGAACGCGCGCTGGGCCGCACGGCCGACTCCGCCTCGGACATGTACTCCCTCGGCTGCGTCATCTACCAGTTGCTGGTCGGCCAGCCGCCGTTCCGCTCGGACACGGCGACGGCCACGCTCTATCAGCACGTGGACACGCCGCCGGTCCCGGTCCGGCAGCGGGGGGTCGACATCTCCCCCGCCTTCGACTCGTACCTCCTCGGCCTGCTGGCGAAGAAGCCCGAGGACCGGCCGAGTGCCCAGCAGGTCTCTGACTGGTTCCGTACGGACGCCTGGCGGGGGCACCCCGAGCCGCTCCCCCAGCACCTGCCGGCGGCGGCCCCACCGCCCGCCCCCCGTGCGGTCTCCCCGGCTCCCGCGGTGCCCCCGGGGAACCCGGCCGCGGGCGGCCCGTCGACGTACCGGCTGCCGCAGCCGTCCGGCCGCAGACGGGCGGCCCCCGCGCCCCGGGCCGCGAGATCCGCCACCAGCCGAAGACTCAGCACGAGTGAGGCCATCCGCCGCCGCCCGCGTGTGGCGAGCGCCGTCGCCGGGACGATCGCCTTCATCGCCGCCGTCTACCTCGGGACCGTCCTGTTCTCGCCGGACCCCCCGGACACCCCGGACCCCGGGGCCACCCCCACGGCGGGGGTCGAGTCCCCGGCCGTGGATTCCGCCGGGGACGGGCCCCGGCAGAACACTCACGACGGCGAGGACGAGGACGAACCCGACGAGGACGAACCCGACGAGGACGAATAG
- a CDS encoding aldo/keto reductase, with the protein MEQRTLGRTGRDVSVVGQGTWQLGGDWGEVREADAFGVLDAAVEAGVTFFDTADVYGDGRSEQLIGRYLKDRPDADVLVATKMGRRADQVPQNYVLDNFRTWNDRSRANLGVDTLDLVQLHCPPTAVYASDEVYDALDTLVAEQRVAAYAVSVETCAEALTAIARPGVASVQIILNPFRLKPLDEVLPAAAEAGVGIIARVPLASGLLSGRYTADTVFEPGDHRTYNRHGEAFDQGETFSGVDYATGVAAAAEFAGLAPEGATPAQTALRWIIQQPGVTSVIPGARSVEQARANAAAASLPALPQSTLDAVRDLYDRRIRADVHARW; encoded by the coding sequence ATGGAGCAGCGCACACTTGGCAGGACCGGCCGTGACGTATCGGTCGTGGGACAGGGCACGTGGCAACTGGGCGGGGACTGGGGCGAGGTGAGGGAGGCCGACGCCTTCGGTGTCCTGGACGCCGCGGTCGAGGCCGGCGTCACGTTCTTCGACACCGCGGACGTCTACGGCGACGGCCGCAGCGAACAACTCATCGGCCGCTATCTCAAGGACCGGCCGGACGCGGACGTCCTCGTCGCCACGAAGATGGGCCGGCGCGCCGACCAGGTCCCGCAGAACTACGTACTCGACAACTTCCGCACCTGGAACGACCGCTCGCGTGCCAACCTCGGTGTCGACACGCTCGACCTGGTCCAGCTGCACTGCCCGCCGACGGCCGTCTACGCGTCCGACGAGGTCTACGACGCGCTCGACACCCTCGTGGCCGAACAGCGCGTCGCCGCCTACGCGGTGAGCGTCGAGACGTGCGCAGAGGCGCTCACCGCCATCGCCCGGCCCGGTGTCGCGAGCGTCCAGATCATCCTCAACCCGTTCCGCCTCAAGCCGCTGGACGAGGTGCTTCCCGCGGCCGCCGAGGCGGGTGTCGGCATCATCGCGCGTGTTCCCCTGGCCTCCGGGCTGCTGTCGGGGAGGTACACCGCGGACACCGTCTTCGAGCCCGGGGACCACCGCACGTACAACCGCCACGGCGAGGCGTTCGACCAGGGCGAGACCTTCTCCGGCGTCGACTACGCGACCGGTGTGGCCGCGGCGGCGGAGTTCGCGGGACTCGCCCCCGAGGGTGCCACCCCGGCGCAGACCGCCTTGCGCTGGATCATCCAGCAGCCCGGTGTCACCAGCGTCATCCCGGGCGCGCGTTCGGTGGAGCAGGCGCGGGCCAACGCCGCCGCGGCGTCGCTGCCGGCGCTGCCGCAGAGCACCCTGGACGCGGTGCGCGACCTGTACGACCGGCGGATCCGGGCGGACGTGCACGCCCGCTGGTGA
- a CDS encoding glycoside hydrolase family 16 protein: MTVPTSPHDGRPPVKPRRATLYALSLLCCSALLTALPAGASASPVSGTAATVPARNTAESATVVFADEFDGPAGSAVDGGKWQIETGDNVDNHERQYYTQGNDNAALDGQGHLVITARKENPADYQCWYGTCEYTSSRLNTAGRFTQTYGHVEARMKVPRGQGMWPAFWMLGADIGDVGWPDSGEIDVMENVGFEPGTVHGTLHGPGYSGSGGIGAGYTLPGGAAFADDFHTFAVDWAPDSVTWSVDGTVYQRRTPADLDGRTWVFDKPFFLILNLAVGGYWPGDPDGGTTFPQELVVDHVRVTTDG, translated from the coding sequence ATGACCGTGCCCACCTCCCCCCACGACGGCAGGCCGCCGGTGAAGCCGCGCCGTGCCACGCTGTACGCGCTGTCCCTGTTGTGCTGCTCGGCCCTCCTGACCGCACTGCCGGCCGGCGCGTCGGCCTCGCCCGTCTCCGGCACGGCCGCGACCGTGCCGGCCCGGAACACGGCCGAGTCCGCCACCGTCGTGTTCGCCGACGAGTTCGACGGCCCCGCCGGATCCGCGGTGGACGGCGGCAAGTGGCAGATCGAGACGGGTGACAACGTCGACAACCACGAGCGGCAGTACTACACGCAGGGCAACGACAACGCCGCCCTCGACGGCCAGGGCCACCTCGTCATCACGGCACGCAAGGAGAATCCCGCCGACTACCAGTGCTGGTACGGGACCTGCGAGTACACCTCGTCGCGTCTGAACACCGCCGGCCGGTTCACCCAGACCTACGGGCACGTCGAGGCGCGCATGAAGGTCCCGCGCGGGCAGGGCATGTGGCCCGCCTTCTGGATGCTCGGCGCCGACATCGGCGACGTGGGCTGGCCCGACAGCGGTGAGATCGACGTCATGGAGAACGTCGGGTTCGAGCCGGGCACCGTCCACGGAACCCTGCACGGACCCGGCTACTCGGGATCCGGTGGCATCGGCGCCGGTTACACCCTCCCGGGCGGGGCGGCCTTCGCCGACGACTTCCACACGTTCGCGGTCGACTGGGCCCCCGACTCGGTCACCTGGTCCGTCGACGGCACCGTCTACCAGCGGCGCACCCCGGCCGACCTCGACGGCCGCACCTGGGTGTTCGACAAGCCGTTCTTCCTGATCCTCAACCTCGCCGTCGGCGGCTACTGGCCCGGCGACCCGGACGGCGGCACCACCTTCCCGCAGGAACTGGTCGTCGACCACGTGCGAGTGACCACCGATGGCTGA
- a CDS encoding DNA polymerase ligase N-terminal domain-containing protein, whose amino-acid sequence MSSDGAQRFVVQIHDARRMHFDFRLEVDGVLRSWAVPRGPSDNPRDKRLAVPTDDHPLEYQTFEGVIPHDAQGSGTVIVWDQGTYRPLGHAPDGTPIPFGESLERGHATFWLDGAKLHGEFALTRFRVGEEKRTPEPEAWLLIKANDRQAVHDRPGTPDPHHARSARSGRTLHQVALAERHDDGSGD is encoded by the coding sequence GTGAGCAGCGACGGCGCACAGCGTTTCGTGGTGCAGATCCACGACGCCCGGCGGATGCACTTCGACTTCCGGCTCGAGGTGGACGGCGTACTCAGATCCTGGGCCGTACCGCGCGGCCCTTCGGACAATCCGCGTGACAAGCGACTGGCCGTGCCGACGGATGACCACCCGCTGGAGTACCAGACCTTCGAAGGAGTCATTCCGCACGACGCGCAGGGCAGCGGCACGGTCATCGTGTGGGACCAGGGAACTTACCGGCCGCTGGGCCACGCTCCGGACGGCACCCCCATTCCGTTCGGCGAGTCCCTGGAGCGCGGCCACGCGACGTTCTGGCTGGACGGGGCGAAACTGCACGGGGAATTCGCGCTGACCCGCTTCCGGGTGGGCGAGGAGAAGCGGACCCCGGAGCCGGAGGCCTGGCTGCTGATCAAGGCCAACGACCGTCAGGCCGTCCACGACCGGCCGGGCACGCCCGACCCCCACCACGCGCGCTCGGCCCGCAGCGGCCGCACCCTGCACCAGGTGGCCCTGGCGGAACGGCACGACGACGGCTCCGGCGACTGA